The genomic stretch CTGCAGTCAAGCAACCCGCCGGCGCTCGGTTCATCGAGAGCTGGGGAGACTGGGCCGTCAATTCGGCTCACCTGTTCCAGTGCGGGAGCAAACCCGTACTTCACCTTTCGATTCAATGGGATGCGGATACGACTGAGTACTCCGAGGTGATAGAGCGGGCGCGCGAGATCATTGACGAACACCGAGAGCTCCCGGTCGTCGTCACGATTCATGGATATCTCGATCTTCCGGGCAAATCAGCGGCTACCCAAGGGTATACCGAGCTCTACGACGCAGGGGGGTTGTTCATCTGGAAGAACCTCGTCAGCGTGTCTCCGAACATCTTCCTTGTGAATTCCGCCCACCGGATCCACACGCTGACGGAGCCAGCCGCTCACGTTCGCAGCCGCAAAAACCTGGGTGGTGGCACGCTCGTCGAAACAATGTTCAACGCTCAGCGCGTGGGTGGCGACCCCAACAAGGGAAACGGATGGCTCATGTTCTTGGGTATCGACTGGAACGCTCAGACGATTCGATTCGAGGCCTATTCGCCGTTTCTCAACCAGACCGCGGCGCAGGCGAGCTTCCCCCTTGAACACATGGATGGTTCAATCGGATTCGACCTCCCGGTTGCCTGTTCCGATAGCATCGACAACGACGGTGACGGTTCGATCGATCTCGCGGACAGCGAATGTGCGAGTGCCGGCGACTTGTCAGAATAGAATGCTCTGCTCCTTTGCGACGACAGGCTCGACAACGACGGGGATGGCTAGGCACAGATTTCCACGGGGGCGAATCGGCTCTTGGCGTTGGTAGCGGGGACCCGAACGAGGCCGACCCGCAGTGCGTCGGCGCTCCCTGGAAGGACCGCGAAACCGTGAACCTCTGCGGCCTGGGATTCGAACTCTCAGGGATCATCCCCATCGTGTTTTGGGCCCGTACGCAGAGAAACAAGACTCGTGTCGAAGCAAGTTGGAGATCGGCGGATGGCGGTCCCAGTGCGGCGCATCGCGATCTCCCCCGCGGGCGCCTGGCGATTTCGCAGCGCACTGAATGAATGGCGCAGGAAAGCTACCGTCTGGCATGATCGGGCGTCTGGACACCCCTCGCGATTCTTTGGCCCGGGATGGCCGTCGATCCCGGCTGGCATCGAGGCTGGTTTGCCCTGAGCTGCTAGCTTCCTTCGTCGGTCTCCGCGCAATTGGCGAGGGCCAACCCAAGGCACTGCGGCTCGCCCTGACAATCGGAAGAAACACCATTCACCTGCGCACAAACGAACGGATGCGGCACTCATGAGGTGCCTGCTCGGAAACCAGTGGACTGATACGACCCTTGACTACTACCGCTCTCCGGGCTCCTATCGCATCCAGGTGTGGAAGTTCGCCAATCTCGATCAGCTCAGTGGGATCTACTTCGTACCCGAGCGCGACTTGCGATTGCTCTGGAACTACGTCCGTGAGGTCGGCGCGGTAGGCGTCTGGCGAAAGGTGGCCTCCCGCCTGCAGGAGCGGAATCGCAACGAGAAATTCCTGTCCCTGGGCGTTGGAGAGATCGTTGAGTGCCCCCGGGAGACCCAGTTCGAACCGGGTACCCGGGTGGTCTTCGTCGCCCCGGGTTTCCCGGCCTGTATCGAACGGGTTGCTCTGCCCGAGGCTTTTCTGGCAGCGCTACCAATAGAAGCGACGAAAGAGACCTGGGGCAATAGCGTTCGCCATCTCAAGTCCGGCGATCCCCGGGTCCCGAGGCCTGTTTGGCTGGAGAAGCTCAAGAGCTGGAGCCCCTACTCGGGCGCCGACCTCGACGAAGCAGGTGCCAAGCCGAACCTGAACGAGTTGCTCGAGCTCGAAGCCAAGATCGACTGGTCGGCCGCTCGTGAGCTTCCTGTCGAGCGCATTTCCGAGGTTCGTGAATCCGTGTCCACGCCACCTCCTCCGAGGCGGACGCCTCGAACCAGAAAACGCAAGCGCGCCGTCCTGTTCGGCTATGGCCACTACGCGAAGACCAACATCCTTCCCAACGTGAAGAAGCACATCAAGGTCGATTCGATTCACGAGATCGACCCGACCCAGATCCCGCCCGACCGGGCCGATGCACGCTGTTGGGATACCGCACCCGTGATCCGGAAGTCCGAAGATTTCGATGTCTTCCTGATCGCCGGCTTCCACCACACCCATGCCCCGCTGGCGGT from bacterium encodes the following:
- a CDS encoding Gfo/Idh/MocA family oxidoreductase, which gives rise to MRCLLGNQWTDTTLDYYRSPGSYRIQVWKFANLDQLSGIYFVPERDLRLLWNYVREVGAVGVWRKVASRLQERNRNEKFLSLGVGEIVECPRETQFEPGTRVVFVAPGFPACIERVALPEAFLAALPIEATKETWGNSVRHLKSGDPRVPRPVWLEKLKSWSPYSGADLDEAGAKPNLNELLELEAKIDWSAARELPVERISEVRESVSTPPPPRRTPRTRKRKRAVLFGYGHYAKTNILPNVKKHIKVDSIHEIDPTQIPPDRADARCWDTAPVIRKSEDFDVFLIAGFHHTHAPLAVAALNQGAFAVVEKPLTVDRAQLNSLATAVERTKGGFFGCFHKRYSTLNNYAITDLRQSPEQPIDYHCIVYEVPLPNHHWYRWPNSKSRLISNGCHWIDHFLYLNGYKKVESIDLGVSPSGTIHCAATLKNGAYFTMTLTEKGSSRIGVQDYVELRAGQITATIVNNSSYLAEGRGRILRRTRVNKLGTYKLMYRNIAECIARGEGGDSIQSVRVSNQLVLDFEDALNDLNRNGG